Within Salarias fasciatus chromosome 15, fSalaFa1.1, whole genome shotgun sequence, the genomic segment AAccactggagctgcagcacacggagctgcaggagcacagaAAATACAAATCATGTTGAAGTTACTCTCCTGCAGTGCAGCGCCATGTGTCTGAGGGTCGACGTTACCGTTTAACACCAGTTATGTTACATACAGGTTTAAATGAGACGACTTTAACGCCACGGAGCAGTAGTATGAATGATTTTCCcaaataaaaatgtctgttgGTTTTAGTTTCTCCAATGAAATGACTGATTGTCTTTCTGTATTTGGATGTTGTCCATATGGCTAGTGTGCTGAAGAGTTTCGACATGGGAATGAGCATTTGGAAAAATAAGAAACTACCGGCGAGGGAACCTTGGGTTTGTAATACCTATGACTAAATAGAAATCTGGGAAGAAGTCCTTTTGGTTGGTCTCTGATTCGGGGATCAGATGGCAGAAGGGACAAGGGGAGCTTTGTTCCAGTACTCAGAGGGGATGCGGGCGAGGAGCCGCTTTCCCAGGGAATGCAGAGTGGCCCTTTGGCTCAGCCAGCGTTTTTGAGCTCGCTGCTATGACAGGATGGCTGCCTGCAGGCTCCATCTGCTGCCACGTCCAGACTCACACTTAAAACCCTCTCTGCATTTTTATGAAAGCAAACTGCATCAATGCCACAGAGAGGATGTCATTTGAAGGTTTTAAAAGgtaaaactgaagtgaaagcAGCATCATCAGCTGATTGCTTTTTTATTACTTCATATTATACTGTTATTTGTCACCCACAGACAACGACAGGTTTTCAAACACGAACCTACCCTGACTGGTCGAGGCCTCCTGTTCAGTAGAAATCTGAGAGGGAGCCGGTACGTTCCTGTCCTGCGGGGTTAGGGTGGATTTCCTGCGTCCGGTCGAGAGCAAGGAGCCCTCCTCGGTCTCCTCTCTCTGGGCTGCAGGTTGCTGAGGGGTGAGTAAAGCCCCCGGGTGGGTCACCGACTTCCGGTTGCTGTCAACTACAACAAAGAAATGTGACCAGTCATGCTTACATTCAGCTCCAACATATAAGTTGTGAATAGATCAATATGCCAACAGCTGTACGTTTCTTACAGTTGGTGCAGAAGGCTTCGTCAGAGCGGTCTGGACAGTGCTGCTTCCCGTCGCAGGAGTAGGTGATATCAATGCAGCAGCCGTCATCACACTTGAACTGGTAGTTGGAGCAGTGGCCGGTACACACTGCgggtaaagaaacacaaaactgcAGATGTTTGACTTCATTAACAGCAACGGATCCAAATACAGAGGAAGAACTCAGTGCGGCGTTACATGAATTCAAGCGTTAGAGCAGAAATGGATGCAGTGGGGGGGCTCGTCACCTTCTGGCTGGTGTTTCGGTGCCAGCACGGTGATAGAGACGTTGTCCGAGCTCTTCTGTCCAGAGGAGTCAGTGACCGTCATCTGGAAGGTGTAGACGCCTTCCTGCAGGCCGCTGACCTTCAGCAACCCTGGGTGGGTcgacttcacacacacacaagcacagttTAGATCTCCGCTCATGGAGTGTTTTGTGTTATAGCAAAAAAATGACGTGGGGCCATTTTGTCTCAGTTGGTGGAGCCCTGTCACCCTGTaaatgtgttgaagtgtccttgagcaagacactgaacctcacAATGGGCACCTTGAAGGACAGTTTgcatgaatgggtgaatgtgacagtGTGAAGTGTATTCAGACATCTAAAGCAGCAAAAAGTGCTTTGAGCAGATGCTTGAATCAAACAGCAGGACGAACTCAGTAAAATCAAAGCTTGATTTTTATCATCAGCATTTTCAGGTGATTTGAAAATAATTCTAGTACAAATAGAGAAATGACTCATGATGAccgaaagatttttttttgttgagaagAACACAGTCAAGTGTAGAAATAGACGCAGGATGTGTCATGGAAGAAGAGTCACATCTCAGATGACGCCACATCTGAGGCACAAACACTGCTGCTTTCTTTGTTTCAGTCTGGACGTAATAAACTCTGTTCTGTGTTGAAACAGCAGAGCGTCCTGCAGCTCGGCATGCCAGCCACCTTGTTGATTTAACCATTAGAAATGCTCAAATGTACCGTGCGCATCTATGTCTGTGAGAACAATTAGAGTCCATTTAAACAAATAATCGGGACATCTGAAAGGACGGAACAAAAGAGTTGTGTCTTAAGctcattgtttgttttcattgcagAGAAGGGAGGTGGACACATGCAATcactttcatttgtttgataCCAGTATAGACCTTTTAAGCCTATAAAATGCAAATGCTGACCTTCATATTGATGGCCGTGTCACCCTTCACAAGTGTCCACTCGTAGTGGTTGATGCCATGGTCGTCCACGCTGTCCCGTCCGTCCAGTACAGCCCAGTCTGTGGGCAGCTGGATCACCACGTCCTGTCCGGCGTCGCTGCGTGGCGGCTCGTCCTCCTCTGCAAAACCAAATCCCTCATATGACTGCAGGATCTAAAGAACACTCTCTTTCGTCACTTTAAACACTGCGTTTCTGTTTATTGGAAAATAAAATATgcttttatttctgcatttaaatgagaaaaaatgaaaacaggtttACATTCATACAAAAATAAGTGAAATATTTGCATTATTGTTGCCGTCATCAGTGAATTATGCCAGTTATGATCATCATTTTCAAACCCAGCAGATGAATCACCACATTGTTATTTTGGAGAAACTGGAAAAGTAGATTGTTTTGTGGTATCTTACTATAACTGCTTAAAAAGTAGAAATGCAGATTGATGCTTAAGAACTTCTATCACTGCAGTAGTTTTTAATCCTCAGACAGTGATGAAACCAGCAGCTGTTGCTCTCACCAAGGCTACAAACTGTGAGGCAAATCATTAACCCAGGCTTTCAGAGTAGGGAACAGTCAGTATTGGTTTGTCTTGAATTTACTGTATTGTATGAAATTAAATAGATAAAAAAGTATTATACGTGCAAATCttgtatttttacatttgtgaAATCTTTTCCTCTtgatttgtgttcatttgttgACAAGTCAGCATGTATTTAGACAATAGCCGCACTCTAAAACTACTCTATAAATCGTAATTTAAAtttgacatcatttttaaaatcacacTCAGTCAGTCACAAACCCTGTGCGTGTCTCTACATGTGTCCCACCTTGCGCGTCCTCCTCCGGGCCGGGCCTCCGGGCGGAGCCGCCGGATGCAGCGGGGATGTGTccgcggctgctgctgctgctgctgttggcggAGCGGGTGTAAGTGGTGAATCCCTGCTGCGGGGCGAACGAGCACACGCTCCTGCTCCGGTACGTGCAGTTGAAGAGGTAGCAGCGGAGGCTGTCCTCCGGCTGCCGCGGGTTCTCCTGCACCACCGCCACGGTGCAGTGGGGCTGCGAGCAGCAGGCGTGCAGGCAGTCCTTCCAGGTGAACACCGGCTCCGGGGCCAGCAGGAAGGTGGCGCCCTGCTCGATGGACACCCTGGCCCGGATGATGCTCTCTCTGGCGGGGCTGTAGTCGCCCACGCAGGAGTCGAGCACGTCGCCCGTCCTGTACACCTgatcctgctggagctgcttgCGGAATTCCTCCAAGAGCTCCTCCACGCCGGATATTCTGGATTTCAGGTCTGATATCGGCGACGAGCGCGAGTCGACGCGCTTGAggatgaacagcagcagcagcagcagcagcacggcgcgGGCCAGCAGCGGCCGGGGATGCTGGAGCAGAGCCATGTTGTTCCCGCAGTCAGGCGGAGTCAGTCCCTCTGTCTCCCGCTGGCCTCCCGCTCATCTGAGCCTCTGGCACCACGGACGGCTCCAGTCCCcggaaataaacacaaatccacAGCAAAGAAGGGAATCCGCCGTTTCTGGATCAGCGCTGATGGAGGTGATGCTTCCTCCTCTGACGCTGCTGAAAATCTGCTGTTGTCATGGTGAGGCGGAGGCGCCCGCGAGACACCGAGAGACCGCGGCCTGCGCGGCGGAAATCAGTGACGTAACGCGATGCCCATATATGGCGAATCAGCAGCAGTGCACCTGGTGCCCTCACCTGGACAGCTTATTCCCGTCTGCATACAAGtcgcatccatccatccacccatcaatcCACCTATCCAACATCCAATAGCAGCAATATAAATGTTGTGGCTTGTTTGTGTGCACATTGCCAGTTTGCAAAATCtcttaaaaataatttttgtgtcatttcatgCACTGAAAAGTTAAAATTTTAACATTTACCGTACTGCACAGGACATTTAGATTTTCCCCTGAAAAAGAAGTTCCAACCTTTCATTTGTGTTGATCTGTAACAGAAGATTTAGCGCCACtttttttcacagcttcaaGATGAAGTTTTATTTCAACAATATAACACAAGAATCTTGAATCCATTTAGATATGAAACAAAAACGGACACAATGCTCACAATTATTTCCCCGCGTGTGACATCatagtttaaaataaaaaaggaaaaaggctCTTCCATATGaaatttgttgcattttagattttttttttcttacaacaTACATCTGATTGAATGGCTGTATATACACAAGCAAGATAAACACAAATTGTAAGTgtacaacaataaaaacaaataatctgATGTAATATCAATTACTAACATTTCCAATGATTTGTGACACTAGAAAATACAATAATATTACATGTGTTCATCATAGACTTGGTCCAATCTTAAGGAGAGTTAACTATGTTTAACAAAGTCTTCTTGTTACATAAATGTCATTCACATAGAATTTTATAACACAAtatttacatgatgtttttaaTTATAATGATcattataaaaagaaaatgtggaCATAAAGGGTTGACAGTTTAAATAAGTTTcagtttgaataaaataaaatatatatttttttaaaaaaaggcatgCATTGACATCCTTCAGATAACCATGacagttaaattaaaataaatttaaataaagtagTGATAAGATGCAATGATGAAAATATTAGTACAGGTGACGCTGAATGTAGTATATTTTGTATCTCAGGCTTACGTCGGAAAACGGTCAGTCTCCACTTTTGTAAACATTACATCTTTGTAAAGATGGGAGGAAAATAGTTCAAGAAATCA encodes:
- the lrp11 gene encoding low-density lipoprotein receptor-related protein 11, with the protein product MALLQHPRPLLARAVLLLLLLLFILKRVDSRSSPISDLKSRISGVEELLEEFRKQLQQDQVYRTGDVLDSCVGDYSPARESIIRARVSIEQGATFLLAPEPVFTWKDCLHACCSQPHCTVAVVQENPRQPEDSLRCYLFNCTYRSRSVCSFAPQQGFTTYTRSANSSSSSSRGHIPAASGGSARRPGPEEDAQEEDEPPRSDAGQDVVIQLPTDWAVLDGRDSVDDHGINHYEWTLVKGDTAINMKSTHPGLLKVSGLQEGVYTFQMTVTDSSGQKSSDNVSITVLAPKHQPEVCTGHCSNYQFKCDDGCCIDITYSCDGKQHCPDRSDEAFCTNFDSNRKSVTHPGALLTPQQPAAQREETEEGSLLSTGRRKSTLTPQDRNVPAPSQISTEQEASTSQAPCAAAPVVGPCKGTFPRWYYDQNAGQCKHFLYGGCQGNHNNFLQEADCVSECIQKSPAFRPASVSPPVTKQTEIAAPKNSQSQAVSETIVSKPFKAVAGHPGPESGAILPLALGIIITALLLLMIGCRLRLVRHKLKKARPLTTEESDYLINGMYL